The nucleotide sequence AATAAATATTTTCTTAGCATGCTAATAGCGCCTGAGCCAAATGTATTTATTTTGATTAGGAACCTATTCTACGGTAACCACTACAATAATCATTATTTACTTTGCGAGGACGTAGCCTCAGTTCCTTCGGAAATGACAAGATCTTTGGCGCAAGCAGAAGGGGCGACCCTCTTAGTTTTTTCCAAATCCCTCCAGCCCAGGCTTGGCCCATTTACATTTTTTCTGTTTATTTGAACTTCAAAAATCGGGCGCATGTGGGATTCGATATCAGGACCTCACGTTCAAAATTAACCGTGATAATCACCTGATAAAGATCAACACCCATGGataatcctcaaaaaaaaaaattccATGGCTAACCATTGTTTTTTTGCTCTTCGTTGTATGTCAACTTGCAACAGTAAAAAGAGGActctggtttttctttttcttttgatttcttTTGGCCTGTTTTTCTTTGGTTTCTTAATATTTTTTTTCGTATTTTCTTTTCACCCTTTTTCAatgcgtgaacttttttcaaatctgcgTATTTGTTTTCAAACGTTGCTAACTTTCTAGTGAACGTTTTTCAATTTGTAATGAAAATTTTCATATCTGAGTACTTTTTTCAGTTTTTAAAAATTTTGTTTAGTGATTTTTTGTTCAAAATTTGTGTACATTTTTCAAATCAGCGAACCATTCTTTTCAAAGTCAATGATCATTTTTCAAATCTGGGAGCTTTTCTTGAAAATCCGTGAATTTTCttcaaatgcatgaactttttaaaataatgataatttttttttcaaactcgtgaactttttcttcaaaatcAATGAATTATTTCCAAAATATGTGAACTTCTGTTtaaattcttgattttttttcaaactcaaTGATGTTTTTTCTTTTCTGTGAATTGTTTTTCTAAATTGATGAACTTTAAACAAAAAATGAAAGTCTTATTCAAATTTGTGAACTAATCTTCAAAATCAATGATCTTTTTTCATAtttatgaacttttcttcaaattgatgaacatttttcaaaatacatgaacctttttcaaattcgcAAACCTTTTCGAATTCATGAACTTTGCTTAAGTTCACAAACTTTGTACTACTTCACAAACTTTTTTCATAACATATGAAGCTTTTTTTTACCAAATTTGGAAACTTTTAAAAAGAAAGCCAATGGATTTTTCCTAAAACATGAAACCAACAAGCAAAAGACAAGCAGAAAAAGACAATGAACAGGACTGGCCAAGCGAGCAGGGAGCAAAGTAGCAACCGATCATTTTATtcaaaaaaaaatacttcctctgttccaaaatagataacccaactttatactaactttagtatccaactttatactaactttgtattaaagttagtataaagttgagtcatctattttggaacggagagagtaggaGTGATCGATTGAGGGGGAGTGAGCGAACAACAACTGTGATATAACGAGGTTGGGCAAGCGTAACTAGGCAAAGGCCCAGGCTGACGCGCGCTATGCGCTGCTGCGCTAAATGATGCATAAGACGCCTAACAGGAGCTCTCATGAAGCAGCACTCCTTATACTGGGAGCTCCTACTCAGCACTTTGAGCATTGGTTAACTTACTGGCGCTCGCGCTCGCGATCACTTGGACAGGCCCATTAGCATGAGCACTCACTGGCTCGATCACTCGACAACGGGATTGCTCGCTCGATGGGTTCCGCTAAAAGGATACCGGTAGTTCGGTCGTTCATTGACATTTTAACTTTGTTTACCGTGGActtcacaaaatttgaaaaaaaatcatcgataTTTATTAGAAAGTTCACAAGTATCAAAATGTTCATTTATtgttaaaaaaagttcacaaatttgtaaTATTTCATCGAACTTGAAAAATAGATCACAAATTTGGTAAAAAACCATCATTTTTTaaattcatcaattttaaaaaatgttcacaattttagaAAATACCATCTATTTAAAAATcacaattttttaaaaaagtttatcaattttgaaaaattcacTAACAAAAGTTTGCAAAATCTgataaaagttcatgaaatttgagaaAATATTCGTTAAGTTAGAAAATTTCAAAAATTTGTTATCAGTTCATGagttggaaaaaaataaaaaaggtaaaaatgaaaggaaaaacagaaaacagaaaagtaaaaacaaaatgaaacagaaaaaggaaaataaaaagaataGCAAAGATATAGCAAAAACCGTGTatgacaaaacaaaataaaaatgccCAGAAAATCAATCTGAACCGGTGGAAAAAAAACTACTTGGGCCAGCCCATATTGGAACTAGTAGTGGAGGGGTTCTGCGCCGGTTTGCAAAACATACTAAATCCACTCTTAAGGCGCCATATAGGATTTGCTCATTGTATTGGATGTTAGGGCATCTCCATTGCAGGGTGCTTGCGTAGACacttagaaaataaaaaaaatattaattATGGAACTGGCGTCCGTGTGAGAGTCTGTTTCTACAACGCAGGGCTCTTTGTTTCAGCGCTAACCAAATTAGTTTCCTACTAGCAAAAAaacccatgcgttgcaacgggaaagaaAATAACACACGTtcttaacccaataaccatgaCTCAAGACCTTAATAGGCCTGTGCCTTTTAGTTTCACATGGCATCACATTTGTATTTCCTCTATACTCACACACTCGCTCGAAAAAAAGCCCGTACATTACAACGGGAAAGaaaataacacacactcttaacccaataaccatgaCTCAAGACATTAATAGGCCCACGTCTTTTAGTTTCACATGGCACCACATTTGTGTTGCCGACAGTGACCTCTGTCCTCACACAATGAAAACACGTTGGAATGTGGTTAGTCTTAATGTCTCTCTCTTTTGCGCGTGCGCACGTGTGCACACTCGCTTGGAATAAGATAAAAAGTATGTTGTTTTTTTTCCCACAAGGTTTTTTATAGTTGTGTATGCATGGTTCTCGATGTTTTTTTTCTCTCACTCTGGTTTTAATAGATGTTTATTTGCAATTTGAATCACCGACGGTACAAAAAAACAGACCATACACTTTATATTAAGTTTGCACCAAAAATTATATTTTAGCAACATTTAACAGCTAAAAATAACTTTATAtttagattctacatatttttctaatcaagtttcatatataacatgttaaaatttaagtacggtttaaaagatatgaataatCTTATTTTACATAAGCTGTAGATTGATTAACCGAAACGTCAAGGGGTTTTCTGTTAAAACTAAAAAAACGTTTCGGCTGACTTAAATATGGATGGCGGGTTGATTGTCTATAACGTCAGGGGGTTTTCTGAGAAAATGAGAAAAATGGTTCGGTTATAACTTAAACGTGTACTGCGGGTTGATTTACAGAAAATTGAAGGGTTTATTTGTAAAATGGCGTGACGGATGACCAGAAACAATTCGTGCTTTATTAGTAAGTAAGATAAGATGTAAAAATAATCTCTAGGGTCAGTTAAAATCGCTCGTACTTGAAAAAAAGGGATGAGGCGTCCGGCGACTGAACTGGCATAAATGCCAGCCAAAAACCTGGCATCCGATGGGATTTAGTGAAAACGGCAAGGATTTAATCCATGGCGCATGGGCTAAGCGTCTccattgtagatgctcttagcggAAACTAGCAGAGTCATCCAGGATCTGGATCGCAGTTGGGTTGTTTGTCCAAGCCTGTAAAAAGGTTCTATTACAGCGGGTTTGACATATTTGAGAACACTTTTAGTGTTAGCTACTTACGATAGTCTGGTAGAATTTTTGTCAACAACCCGAAAAATTGTGTGATGGACTCACAATCATGCTGATGTTTCTGTAGTATTTGCAAATGTGTATCAGACCAAGAGAGAATTGGTGGAGCAATTTAATTGATAGAGTATTTTTACTTGACGAAGTAGATTTAGTTGTTGCGGTGGCACAAGTTCGACCTCCGCTATGACCCCTATCTCTGGATTACAATAATAAGCAGAGGCTGGTCGTGCAAGAGGTCAAGGTGATAGTGCACAAGGGCCGAACGTGACGCCCTCAACAGCACAACCCAGGAGCTTGTGCTTCGGATTACAGTCATGCCACAAATAAAAGAACCTTGTTGAATGTGTATGAACTTGCAAAAAAAAAAGGTTTATTTTAGCCATACTGATTTTTTGTTGGTCTATCGGCAGTAGTTTTTATGAAAGCCGCTCTTTCGGTATATTGGCAGTAGTTTTTATGATATATATCAATGTGCGCGTGATTTCTCGCATATTATTTGCATATTATTCTTGAGCATGCTCCTAGAGAGACAAATTTATGCTGTCCATGATTTATAGATAAGCTAGTTAGAAGTAAGGTGTGTGCAGTGTGAATGAAACATCCATCGTAAAATATACTTTTTTTAGCAGTTGTAAAAGATACTTTGGTGCTCACTTTGCAATAAAGAGTGTAAAATAATAATATTCTGAATGTCTCGAGGAAGGGCTAGGCCTATTTTTCTGGTTGAAATTCAGTATGGTGTGGCATCAATGCATGACCGCACAGTTCTGCATCACACAACAGCGCGGCGTAAATGCACAAGTACTGACGTGTCGATTCCCCGTCCAACAGTAGCTGCACTTGATTTAGCTCTGCATTGGTGCTGGAAGTCTGGAACTACTAAAACACAGTTGCAGCTAGCAGAACGCTACGTACGTACGCAGACCAAATTCACAGGCCACATAAACACTTGtagacacacactctctctctctcacacacacacaacacagaGATCACGTGCACGCAGCACACCTAATACAAGCACGACATGACATGTAACCCAGGATCAAACGAGTCAAACACGTACTTTAATTAACTGCTAGAGATCCAAGCTGGCGCGTTGTCGCCTGCCGCTGCATGCCAGTGCAGCTGGGCATCAGTCACGAACCCACGCCTAGTGCTTGGCAAGCCCCTCGTTTGCCATCTTGAAGAGCTGCgcctgcgcggcggcggcgcgatcgtCGCCGGAGCTGAGCGCGGCGCCGAACGCGTCCTTCACCTGCGCCGTGGTGAAGGGGAACCCGCTGCTGACCATGGAGTTGAGCAGCGACGCCGTGCCCTCGCGGTAGAGCGCGCCCACGCCGTCGGCGCGCGTGTTGGCCAGCGCCTCCGGCACGGTCAGGTCGTGCCCGAACGGCACCGCGGCGCTCGGGCCGAACAGCCGCACCAGCGGGCACCAGTACCCGAACAGGCCCCATATCACGCCCGGGTGCGACATCCAGTAACTGCAATGCACATGTACGTTAGGTTAGTAGTGCGTGGTGAACTAGCTAGTCATACGCATGATGCGAGGGTTTTCGGAGGTTTAACGAGCTACGTACCCGTAAGGGCCAGTGGAGAACGGTGGGGTGTTCGGGTCAAATGGCGTGGGGGTGTTCGTCGGCGGCGTCGGTACCAGCGGGGAGTAGGGTGGGCTGTTTGGGTCGAACGGCGTGGGAGTGCTTGGAGGCAACGTGCTCGAGGGAGGAGTTGTGCCAATGCAAGGCGTCGGCGAGGTGCCGGTGGACGGGCAGCGGCCACCAGGCGTGTTTGGGTCAGTGCCAGTGGATGGCGAGGGTGGGTAGTAGCCACCACCACCAGGGGTGCTCGGCGAGGTGCCGGTGGACGGGGCTGGCGGACAGTCGGCGACACCAGGAGTGGTCGGGGATGGCGGGTTGCCGCCGCCACCAGGAGTGTTCGGGTCAGTGCCGGTTGACGGTGAAGGTGGGTAGTAGCTGCCACCAGGTGTGGTCGGAGAGGTGCCGGCAGACGGCGAGGGTGGGCAGTCCCCACCACCAGGCGTGGTAGGCGCAGTGCCGCTGGCTGGCGAGGGCGGGTAGTAGCCACCGCCAGGGGTGGTAGGAGAGGTGCCGGCGGACGGCGAGGGAGGGCAGTTCCCGCCACCAGGCGCAGCGCCGCTGGCTGGCGAGGGCGGGTAGTCACCACCGCCAGGGGTGCTAGGAGAGGTGCCGGCGGACGGTGAGGGCAGGCAGTCTCCAGTCCCAGGCGTGGTTGGGGCAGTACCGGTGGACGGAGTAGGCGGGTAGTAGCCTCCACCAGGGGTAGTCGGAGAGGTGTCACTGGACGGCGCTGGCGGGGAGTCTCCAGTCCCAGGCGTGGTTGGTGCAGTGCCGCTTGACGGAGTTGGCGGGTAGTAGCCTCCACCAGGGGTGGTCGGGGAGGTGTCACTAGACGGCGCGGGCGGGGCGTCCTCGCCACCAGGCGTAGTAGGGGCGGCGCCTGTCGACGGCGAGGGCGGGCAGTCTCCAGTCCCAGGCGTGGTTGGGGCAGTTCCGCTGGACGGAGTGGGCGGGTAGTAGCCGCCACCAGGGGTGGTCGGAGAGGTGTCACTGGACGGCGCGGGCGGGGCGTCCTCGCCACCAGGCGTAGTAGGGGCGGCCCCTGTCGACGGCGAAGGCGGGTTGTAGTCTCCACCAGGGGTGGTCGGGGAGGTACCGACGGATGGTGCGGGTGGGTAGTACCCTCCTCCACCTCCTTGCGGTGGCGCCGGCGAGCAGGGCGGCGTCCCGTGGGAATCATCTGCGGGAAAAAACACGTGAAATCCCAAAAGTTCAGTACAAATATACTCCTTGTAACGGACTGGACGTGGTAAACGGTAGGTGTTATGTACGCACGATTGCAGGGCGTGGGGCTTGGTGAGTGGTTTGGGTCGGTGttgcctggagggtagtagtcctTGCGGCCACCGAAGTTCCCGCCGTCGGCGACGAGACTAGGCGCCGAAGCGGCGCCGGCGGACGCCATGAGAAGACAGCAAGCCACGAACGCGGTAGCCATCGCCATCTTTCGCAAAGAGCTTCTAAGCTGAGGCTTGGGGCCTTGAAGCTCACACTCGCGGCGTGGCCCTCTTTTTATAAGCAAACCTCGCGTGCGTTTACCTCTGCACGTATACCTTACCTTGCATGCACGGTGTGCACTTGTGGCGCGCTCTGCAGCAACGCACGAGCAAATGCGTAAATGCACTATGCGTAGAGGGAACGGGGTTAGTTGGACACAGTCACGCGATGCCTGAAGAGCTAGGGTTGTGCTGTGGGTAGGCTAGCCGGCTCCATTTCTGGGATCGGTAGCAAGCTCCCGCGCAGACCGGCCGCTCCCACAAGCAAAATATGGCGTAGCCCCATTGCCTTCCAGGTGTATGGCGCATTGATGTGCACCGAGCTGAGAGTTACTGTGCTCTCTTGAGGCGTGTCAGCTTCTCGCGGTCGATGGCAACGTCGTGTCGTCGGCTCGCCGTGCTCGCGCGACGCGACGGTGCATGCATGCAGCATGGCGATGCATGGGCTTGATTTTGGGCTGCAATGCGCGCAGGCGGTGTTAATGGTGGCCCTCCTTGAATGAATGAGGGCACCACTCCAGTTCTGGCGATGCTGCGAAGCTCATCTCTGATGGACAGTCCTGAACACTACCCCCGCCTCCTTAAATTGACGGTATGCATGACTGCTGTAGGTAGCAGTAGCTCAGGAATTTAGTTCCACCTACCAACGTTGTGCATGCATAGGAGTCGCATGCAGTTCGGCGAGGCGTCGTCGAGGAGGCACGGCCATGTGTTAGTTTTGTCTTGCACACATGTGTGCACGTTCGCCTGCACACTGATATGGCACGTTCTAGTTATGTTATCCTGCATTTCTGGCTCGCTTGACGCAGCAGAAATGTGAGAAGACATCGACGAACAAAAGGTAGTACTGAAGACCAGAATTTCTCAAAACACGAGAACATCGGCGCCTTAAGAGTATCTCCAACAGACGCGTGGCACGTTAAAATAACATTTAAAACGTCGAAATAGCAATTTGTTGTGCACAGTAGAGCACTGGTTTCAGCAACCGTCGTAAAATATTATACACGTGAGCCACTCTAGCAGGGGCTGCAAA is from Triticum aestivum cultivar Chinese Spring chromosome 3A, IWGSC CS RefSeq v2.1, whole genome shotgun sequence and encodes:
- the LOC123056974 gene encoding leucine-rich repeat extensin-like protein 5 gives rise to the protein MHAPSRRASTASRRHDVAIDREKLTRLKRAHTTLALQASRDCVQLTPFPLRIVHLRICSCVAAERATSAHRACKVRYTCRGKRTRGLLIKRGPRRECELQGPKPQLRSSLRKMAMATAFVACCLLMASAGAASAPSLVADGGNFGGRKDYYPPGNTDPNHSPSPTPCNHDSHGTPPCSPAPPQGGGGGYYPPAPSVGTSPTTPGGDYNPPSPSTGAAPTTPGGEDAPPAPSSDTSPTTPGGGYYPPTPSSGTAPTTPGTGDCPPSPSTGAAPTTPGGEDAPPAPSSDTSPTTPGGGYYPPTPSSGTAPTTPGTGDSPPAPSSDTSPTTPGGGYYPPTPSTGTAPTTPGTGDCLPSPSAGTSPSTPGGGDYPPSPASGAAPGGGNCPPSPSAGTSPTTPGGGYYPPSPASGTAPTTPGGGDCPPSPSAGTSPTTPGGSYYPPSPSTGTDPNTPGGGGNPPSPTTPGVADCPPAPSTGTSPSTPGGGGYYPPSPSTGTDPNTPGGRCPSTGTSPTPCIGTTPPSSTLPPSTPTPFDPNSPPYSPLVPTPPTNTPTPFDPNTPPFSTGPYGYWMSHPGVIWGLFGYWCPLVRLFGPSAAVPFGHDLTVPEALANTRADGVGALYREGTASLLNSMVSSGFPFTTAQVKDAFGAALSSGDDRAAAAQAQLFKMANEGLAKH